GCGGCTGATCCGGTCGTCGCGGACCATGTGCGCCACCAACGTCGTGCCGTGCTCTTCGTCCAGCGGGCGCAACTCCACCGCGTGCGCGCCGTCGATGGCCAAGCCGCTGAGCCGCCGCCTGCTGGTGGCCAGCACGACGCTGCCCGGCGAGGTCGGGACCAGCGACCGGACCTGCGCGGCGTGGTCGGCGCCGTCGAGCACCACGAGCACGCGGGAGCGGGCGGTCAGGCTGCGGAACAGGGCGACCCGCTCGGGCAGTTCGGGCGGGATGTAGTCCCACGGCACGCCGAGCGCGCGCAGGAACGCGCCGGCCACGTCGGTGACGGCGATGCCGCCGTGGTGGCGGTAGCCGTCGAGGTCGGCGAACAGGTGCCCGCCGTCGAACCGGTCGGCGTGCCGGTGTGCCCACTGCAAGGCGCACGCGGTCTTGCCGACGCCGGCCATGCCGCTGAGCACGACGATCGCCGCGCCACGCCCGCCGCCGCCGGCCGCGACCTCGATGCGGTCGATCTCGCGCTGCCGGTTGACGAACCCGTGCGGCGCGGGCGGCAGTTGGCGGGGCCGCTTCATCCGGGCTGGTGCCGCCGGGCTGATGACGGTGACCTCGTCGATCACGTTGGCCTGGACCACCCCGCCGAGCACCGGTGCCGAGACCTCGTTGCGCGCGAGCCGCGTGGCCGGCTCGCCGCGCGCGGACAGGGCGCTGAGTGCCGCTCGCGAGCTCATGTCCGGTTTCATCGGCGTCTCCCCGGCCCGGGTGCCGCCCAGTATCACACCTGCCGGGTCGGGCCGGCAGGCAATTGGCGGCCGATGTGACCGCATCGCCGTACTCCGCAACGTTTCGCAGCGTGGCGGATGTGTCACCCGAACGGCGGTCCACGCTGGTAGGAGCGTGGTTTTCGGCGAAACGCGTTGCACCGCGGGTACAGGTGCATCGGCAATTGTTTCGCATTCTTCGTCACCGCTCCCGCCACCGGACCCGCGCAAGCGAAGCCATATGCTGAGTGTCGTTCATGGACGGTGGGAGGGCGTGTGCGGTACGCGGCGATCGGGGACAGTTTCACCGAGGGGGTCGGTGACGAGCGGCCGGACGGGTCGCCGCGCGGGTGGGCGGACCTGGTGGCCGAAGGGCTCGCCGCGGCGTTGGGCGAGCCGGTGTCCTACGCGAACTTCGCCGTGCGGGGGCGGTTGTTGGAGCCGATCGTCACCGAGCAGCTCGAAGCGGCGTTGGCGCTGTCGCCCGCGCCGACCGTGATCACCCTCAACGGCGGCGGCAACGACATGATGCGGCCCGGGATGGACGGGCGGCGGTTGGCCGAGCTGACCGAGCACGCGGTGCGCCGGTGCCAGGAGGCCGGGGTGCGGATGGTGCTGCTCAGCGGCGCGGACCCGTCGCAGCGGCTGCCGTTCGGGCGCACCATCCACCAGCGCGGCGTGGAGCTGACGGCGGCGGTGAAGGAGATGGCCGCGCGGTACGACCTGACGGTGGTCGACATGTTCAACGACGCCGAGATCCGCAAGCCCGGCTACTGGTCCCCCGACCGGCTGCACCTCAACGCGGCCGGCCACCACCGCGTGGCGGCGCACGTCCTGACCGCGTTGGGCCACACCACCCCTTCGGAGCCCCTGGACCACGAGCCCGAGGTCCGCCGCCTGCTCACCGAGGCCCGCTACTACCGGCAGCACGTCCTGCCGTGGTTGAGCCGCCGCCTGCGCCGCCGCTCCTCGGGCGACACGGTGACCGCGAAGCACCCGACGTGGACGACCGTCGACGCCCGACCGCGGGTGTGACGTGCTGATCGTCCCCTCCGACCCGCTGCGCCCCCGCCGCCCCGACGAGCACTTCGCCCCGGAGGCCGACGCCGCCCGCGAGGCCGGGGTCGAGGTCGCCCTGGTGGACCACGACGCCCTGGCCCGTCCCGACGAGGCCGTCCGGCGGGTGCCGGCGGGCGAGGCCGTGTACCGGGGTTGGATGATGTCCGCCGACCGCTACCAGGGCTTCGCGGACGCCCTGGCCCGGCGGGGCGTGGTGCTGCGGACGAGCGCCGAGGACTACAAGCGGGCGCACGAACTGCCCGGCTGGTACGCCGACCTGGCCGCCGTCACCCCGGAGTCGGTGTGGACGTCGGGCGACGAGCGGGAGGCGTTCGACCGGGCACGCCAGGAGCTCGGCTCGGGACCGGCGGTGCTGCGCGACTACTCGAAGTCCATGAAGCACCACTGGGACGAGGCCGCGTACATCCCCGACGTGGCCGACGCGGCGGCGGCGTGGGCGGTCGCACGGCGGTTCCGGGAATTGCGCGACGACGACTTCACGGGCGGTTTCGTGCTGCGCCGGTTCGAGGAGTTCACCTCCGCCGAGGTGCGCACGTGGTGGGTGGACGGGGTGTGCCGCCTGGTCGGCCCGCACCCGGACACCCCCGACAGCCCGGTCCCCGACCCGGACCTCTCCGAGATCGGGCCGCTGGTCGCGGGCCTGCGCCTGCCGTTCGTGACGGCCGACCTGGTGCGGCGGGCGGACGGCCGGTGGCGGGTGGTGGAGGTGGGCGACGGGCAGGTGAGCGACCGCCCGCGCTCGGTCGCGCCGGAAGTGCTGGTCAGGGCGCTCATCCAGGAGCGGGAGACCCTTCCGCCGATCGGGTGAAAGCGGCGGGTGACGTCACCGACACGTAACGCAGGTCACAGTTCGGTCGACTCCCGTTGTGGCGCGACCGCCCTGCGGGGTCGTGCCCTGACACACCACACCCGTTCCGGCGCATGGCATCGGGGGCCATCCGCCGTCGAAAGGCGGTCTGGCCATGCGGTCGCACCCTGCTCGGCGCCGTTTCGCGCGCACGTCCCGGCGGATCACCGCCACCCTCACCAGCTTCGCGCTCACCCTGCTCGGCCTGGTGGCGACCACGCCGCCGGCGCACGCGCAGGACGCGGACGTCGCGGCCATCGCCGCCGGCCTGCAGAAGTTCGCCGACTTCAGCCGGGCGCTGGGCTCGGTGGGCGAACTGGGCAAGGCCGTGCCGCTGCTCGGGGTCAGCCCCGGCGGCGCGCTGGGCTTCCAGGACCTGATCGCCAAGACGGTCCACGAGCCGTTGAAGGACAAAGACCACTTCAGCGACCTCGCCGGCAGCTACCCGCTGGGCGGCGACCGCCCCGGCACGCTCACCGTCGCCACCAGCCAGAACGGCTCCGTGCAGCGCGTGGACGCGACCCTGCACGTCACGAAGGTCGCCGACCAGCAGCCGGTCGGCGTGGCCAATTCGAGCCCACCGCTGACGTTCACCACCTCCGGCGCGGTGGACGTGACCTTCACCCTCGACGCCACGCTGCACTTCGCCTACGACAGCGCGAAGAACTGGTTCTACCTGGTCAAGGACGACGCCTCCCCCAAGCTCACCGTGGGCGTGAAGGGCGAGCTGGACGCGAGCGCCTCCCCCACCGCCGGTTTCGGCATCCTCGGCGTGGACCTGGACAAGGCGAACTCGCACGTCACCGTCGAAGCGAACATCGCCGCGACCGCCGACGACCCCGACGGTGACGGCAGGCTGGCCACCGACCCGCCCGGGTCGGGCACCGGCACCGCCGAACTCGCCGCCTCCGGCGCGGCGGCGGGCCTGTTCCACATCGGACTGGCCTCCCCGGCCGGCAAGGTCGACGCCGCCCTCCAGTTCACCGCCCAGTCCCTGGCCGGCACGTCGGTCGGCGGCATCACCGGCAAGGTCGAGGTGAAGTGGCCCGACATCGCCACCGGCTCCCCCGCCGTGACCGTGGGCGCCTCGGACCTGGCGCAGCTCACCCGGTTCACCACGCTGAGCCCGCGTGACCTGCTGGAGGGCCTGAGCCACCTGGTCAACTCGATCGAGGCGATCCAGCGCGCGCAGTGGGGCGACCAGGCCAAGCCGATCGGCAACGTGAACCTGCCGTTCATGCGCGGCACGCTGGCCGACGCCGTCGCCGCGGGCTCGGTGCTCAAGGAGTTCGTGGACGCCAACGTCTTCAACCCGGCCAAGGGCGACGACCCCGCCAAGGCCGGGCTGCCGAAGTTCAGCTCCATCCAGGAGATGTTCTCCAAGCTCAACACGGGTCCCATCGCCGTCTCGGGCGTGGACTTCAACGACACCACCAAGAAGCTCGCCTTCACGCTCACCATGACCCGCACCGCGCCCAACGACGGCGCCAAGCTGGACGTGGTCGCCG
This DNA window, taken from Saccharothrix variisporea, encodes the following:
- a CDS encoding SGNH/GDSL hydrolase family protein; this encodes MRYAAIGDSFTEGVGDERPDGSPRGWADLVAEGLAAALGEPVSYANFAVRGRLLEPIVTEQLEAALALSPAPTVITLNGGGNDMMRPGMDGRRLAELTEHAVRRCQEAGVRMVLLSGADPSQRLPFGRTIHQRGVELTAAVKEMAARYDLTVVDMFNDAEIRKPGYWSPDRLHLNAAGHHRVAAHVLTALGHTTPSEPLDHEPEVRRLLTEARYYRQHVLPWLSRRLRRRSSGDTVTAKHPTWTTVDARPRV
- a CDS encoding ATP-grasp domain-containing protein → MLIVPSDPLRPRRPDEHFAPEADAAREAGVEVALVDHDALARPDEAVRRVPAGEAVYRGWMMSADRYQGFADALARRGVVLRTSAEDYKRAHELPGWYADLAAVTPESVWTSGDEREAFDRARQELGSGPAVLRDYSKSMKHHWDEAAYIPDVADAAAAWAVARRFRELRDDDFTGGFVLRRFEEFTSAEVRTWWVDGVCRLVGPHPDTPDSPVPDPDLSEIGPLVAGLRLPFVTADLVRRADGRWRVVEVGDGQVSDRPRSVAPEVLVRALIQERETLPPIG